In the genome of Chlamydia ibidis 10-1398/6, one region contains:
- the ribH gene encoding 6,7-dimethyl-8-ribityllumazine synthase, translating into MKELQGSLSANSLRIAIVGSCFNGPIADSLVSGAQNTFLKYGGSEEMLTTIRVPGAFEIPCTLKKLLISGTKYDAIVACGVLIQGETDHYDHIANQVSAQISALSVEFSTPIIFSIITAPNVDSAWQRAGIKGTHLGNSGMMTAIEMGTLFSQL; encoded by the coding sequence ATGAAAGAACTTCAGGGAAGTCTATCTGCAAATAGTTTACGTATAGCTATTGTAGGTTCTTGTTTTAATGGCCCAATAGCTGATTCTTTGGTTAGTGGTGCACAAAATACGTTTTTAAAATATGGCGGAAGCGAAGAGATGTTAACAACTATTCGAGTGCCAGGAGCTTTTGAAATTCCTTGTACTTTGAAGAAACTCCTTATTTCAGGAACTAAATATGACGCGATTGTTGCATGTGGTGTATTAATTCAGGGAGAAACTGATCACTATGATCACATCGCTAATCAGGTTTCTGCTCAAATTAGTGCGTTGTCCGTCGAATTCTCTACACCTATCATCTTCTCAATAATCACTGCCCCCAATGTAGATTCTGCATGGCAACGAGCAGGCATCAAAGGGACGCATTTAGGTAATTCAGGAATGATGACAGCTATCGAAATGGGAACACTGTTTTCACAGTTATAG
- a CDS encoding bifunctional 3,4-dihydroxy-2-butanone-4-phosphate synthase/GTP cyclohydrolase II: MHSNSHSPEKQNSGFVSIGQAVADISQGKFVIVVDEASREDEGDLILAGEKISVEKMSFLLRHTTGIVCAALEPERLEALQLPPMVKQNRCPFRTAFTVSIDAAKGVTTGVSAADRTRVVELLADPRSTAEDFVQPGHFFPLASAPGGVLKRAGHTESAMDLMRLAGMQPCGVLAELVNEDHSMMRLPEILQFAKLHGISVISVTDLIAYRMLSDRLVNRVSSARLPTDYGEFSIHVYESVLDGMQHIALVKGDVFGKQNVLVRVHSECLTGDIMSSIRCDCGHQLRSAMKYIALEGEGVIVYLRGQEGRGIGLGHKVRAYALQDFGYDTVDANLKIGFPVDSREYGIGAQILVDLGLTTIKLITHNPNKYFGLQGFGLEVVDRVALPVKVSPENKAYLRTKKERMGHWIDLSHAEHV, encoded by the coding sequence ATGCACAGTAATAGTCACTCTCCTGAGAAACAAAATTCAGGTTTTGTTTCTATAGGCCAGGCCGTAGCTGACATTTCACAAGGTAAATTTGTCATAGTTGTTGATGAAGCTTCTAGAGAAGATGAGGGAGATCTAATTCTCGCTGGAGAAAAAATTTCAGTTGAAAAGATGAGTTTTCTTCTTAGGCATACTACTGGGATTGTTTGTGCTGCTTTAGAGCCAGAAAGATTAGAGGCATTACAATTGCCTCCCATGGTGAAACAGAATCGCTGTCCATTTCGCACAGCGTTTACCGTTTCTATAGATGCTGCAAAAGGAGTAACAACCGGAGTCTCTGCAGCAGATAGAACAAGGGTGGTTGAATTATTAGCCGATCCTCGAAGTACTGCTGAAGATTTTGTACAGCCTGGGCATTTCTTCCCTTTGGCAAGTGCTCCAGGTGGTGTGTTAAAAAGAGCTGGGCACACTGAATCTGCTATGGATTTGATGCGTCTAGCAGGTATGCAACCGTGTGGAGTCCTCGCAGAACTTGTGAATGAGGACCATTCTATGATGCGACTTCCTGAAATTTTACAGTTTGCAAAATTACATGGAATTTCTGTCATATCCGTAACTGATTTGATTGCTTATCGCATGCTTTCAGACCGTCTTGTTAATCGCGTGTCTTCAGCGAGACTGCCTACTGATTATGGAGAATTCAGTATACATGTCTATGAATCTGTACTGGATGGGATGCAGCACATCGCGCTTGTCAAGGGAGACGTGTTTGGAAAACAAAATGTTCTGGTTCGCGTACATTCAGAGTGTTTGACCGGAGATATTATGAGTTCTATACGCTGTGATTGTGGCCATCAATTACGAAGTGCTATGAAATATATAGCACTAGAGGGCGAGGGAGTCATTGTCTATCTTCGTGGTCAGGAGGGCAGAGGCATAGGTTTAGGGCATAAAGTTCGTGCGTATGCTCTACAAGATTTTGGATATGATACCGTAGATGCTAACTTGAAAATTGGTTTCCCTGTAGACTCTCGTGAATATGGTATCGGAGCTCAGATTCTTGTTGATCTAGGATTGACAACGATTAAATTGATAACACATAATCCTAACAAGTATTTCGGTCTTCAAGGGTTTGGATTGGAAGTCGTAGACAGAGTGGCTTTGCCGGTGAAAGTATCACCAGAAAACAAAGCGTACTTACGAACGAAGAAAGAGCGTATGGGGCATTGGATAGATTTATCTCATGCTGAGCATGTTTAA
- the ribD gene encoding bifunctional diaminohydroxyphosphoribosylaminopyrimidine deaminase/5-amino-6-(5-phosphoribosylamino)uracil reductase RibD: MEDFSDQQLFFMRRAIEVGEKGKISAPPNPWVGCVITKNNKIIGEGYHRAQGEPHAERNAIHSATSSLKGAHVYVTLEPCAHYGHTPPCVDLLVKSKVAAVNVAVIDPDERVAGSGIAKLRKAGIVVHVGVGRKEAEDSLRSYLYQREHKQPWVVIKTAASIDGQVSDQDGCSQWITCSKAREDVGKLRAFSQAVIAGADTIISDNPYLTARYPDGSLYPRQPLRVVLDSKGRVPLDSRIFHGPPESLYVTTEACPLVHLESIKNLGVSTLVVKRTPSGVDLSEVYSHLAKRNILQILVEGGSTLHTSFLNSGLVHSLVLYHGNKILGNQRKPIFKDLGLRLNSSKSFYIHKTEIIGNTLKTSWYASDLYPPNET; encoded by the coding sequence ATGGAAGATTTCTCTGACCAACAACTATTTTTTATGCGTAGGGCAATAGAAGTAGGAGAAAAGGGGAAAATTTCTGCACCTCCCAATCCCTGGGTAGGCTGTGTCATCACTAAGAATAATAAAATTATTGGAGAGGGATATCATAGAGCACAGGGTGAACCTCATGCTGAACGCAATGCTATTCATTCTGCCACTTCCTCACTAAAAGGAGCGCATGTTTACGTCACTCTAGAACCTTGTGCTCACTATGGACATACGCCACCTTGTGTAGATTTACTCGTAAAAAGTAAGGTCGCAGCTGTGAATGTAGCTGTTATAGACCCGGATGAGCGTGTTGCAGGATCAGGAATTGCTAAACTACGCAAAGCAGGGATTGTAGTGCATGTAGGAGTGGGAAGAAAAGAAGCAGAAGATTCCCTTCGCTCGTATCTTTACCAAAGAGAACATAAGCAGCCCTGGGTTGTCATCAAGACGGCAGCCTCTATTGATGGCCAAGTTTCTGATCAAGATGGGTGCTCTCAATGGATTACATGCAGTAAAGCCAGAGAAGATGTTGGTAAGCTGCGAGCCTTTTCTCAGGCAGTTATCGCAGGAGCGGACACGATCATTTCTGATAACCCATATCTTACAGCAAGATATCCGGACGGCAGTTTATATCCTAGACAACCGTTGCGTGTAGTTTTGGATAGTAAAGGCAGAGTCCCCTTAGATTCAAGAATATTTCATGGCCCTCCCGAATCCTTGTATGTAACAACAGAGGCATGTCCACTGGTACATCTAGAAAGTATAAAAAACTTAGGAGTATCTACTTTGGTAGTAAAACGCACCCCGTCTGGCGTAGATCTAAGTGAAGTCTACTCTCATCTTGCTAAGCGTAATATATTGCAGATTCTTGTTGAAGGCGGCTCAACACTACATACTTCATTTTTAAACAGCGGTTTAGTACACTCTCTCGTTCTTTATCACGGTAATAAAATTCTTGGTAATCAGCGTAAACCTATTTTTAAGGACTTAGGATTGCGTCTAAATTCATCTAAATCTTTTTATATCCACAAAACCGAAATTATAGGAAATACTTTAAAAACTAGTTGGTATGCGTCAGACCTTTATCCTCCCAACGAAACTTGA
- the serS gene encoding serine--tRNA ligase, protein MLDIKLIRKAPEECESRLRKKDPKISLTPILDLDKTVRQLKTESETLQAQRKNLSAQIYKAKSQEHNCENLVKEVESISEKLSELDKQLHEKNSLLQDLLVRLPNYPYDDVPVCPDKSGNRVIKTVGAVPSFSFAPKHHLDLNQKLDILDFKLPAKTTGSGWPAYKNQGVLLEWALLTYLMHKQQAHGFQLWLPPLLVKRDILFGSGQIPKFDGQYYRVEDGDQSLYLIPTAEVVLNGFHSQEIFNEKDLPLYYAAFTPCFRREAGAAGSQERGLVRVHQFHKVEMFAFTTPEQEDVAYTKMLAIVEEILTELELPYRLSLLSTGDMSFTAAKTIDAEVWLPGQQAFYEVSSISQCTDFQARRSETRYKDKQGKLHFVHTLNGSGLATPRLLVAILENNQQQDGSVIIPKVLRKYIGGQEKLQ, encoded by the coding sequence ATGTTGGATATAAAATTAATACGCAAGGCACCTGAAGAATGTGAATCCCGTCTTCGTAAGAAAGATCCTAAAATTTCTTTAACTCCTATTCTTGACTTAGACAAAACTGTTCGTCAATTAAAGACAGAATCTGAAACTCTGCAGGCTCAACGAAAAAATTTATCAGCACAAATTTACAAAGCTAAGTCTCAAGAACACAACTGCGAGAATTTAGTAAAAGAAGTTGAAAGTATTTCTGAAAAGTTAAGCGAATTAGACAAGCAACTACATGAAAAAAATTCTTTACTACAAGATTTGCTGGTCCGTTTGCCAAACTACCCATACGATGATGTCCCTGTTTGTCCAGATAAATCTGGAAACAGAGTGATTAAGACAGTAGGAGCTGTTCCATCGTTTTCTTTTGCTCCTAAACATCATCTTGATCTAAACCAGAAGCTCGATATTCTGGACTTCAAACTACCTGCTAAAACAACAGGATCTGGCTGGCCTGCATATAAAAATCAGGGAGTTTTACTGGAATGGGCATTATTAACCTATCTAATGCATAAACAACAGGCTCATGGATTTCAATTATGGCTTCCCCCTCTTCTTGTAAAAAGGGATATCCTTTTTGGATCTGGGCAGATTCCTAAATTTGATGGGCAATACTACCGAGTTGAAGATGGAGATCAATCTTTATACCTTATCCCGACAGCAGAAGTAGTTCTTAATGGCTTCCATTCCCAAGAAATTTTTAACGAAAAAGACTTGCCTCTGTACTATGCTGCCTTTACCCCTTGTTTTCGTAGGGAAGCTGGTGCAGCCGGTTCACAAGAACGAGGTCTTGTTCGTGTTCATCAGTTCCATAAAGTAGAAATGTTTGCATTCACGACACCAGAACAAGAAGATGTCGCATATACAAAAATGCTAGCAATTGTTGAAGAGATTCTAACGGAGCTTGAACTCCCCTATCGCCTATCACTCTTGTCTACTGGGGATATGTCTTTCACTGCCGCTAAGACTATAGACGCTGAGGTCTGGTTACCTGGACAGCAAGCATTCTATGAAGTCTCATCCATTTCTCAGTGTACAGACTTTCAAGCTCGTCGTTCAGAAACTCGGTATAAGGACAAACAAGGCAAACTGCATTTTGTTCATACCCTAAATGGATCAGGACTGGCAACTCCACGTCTTTTAGTTGCGATTTTGGAAAATAACCAACAACAAGATGGATCTGTAATTATTCCCAAAGTCCTCCGCAAATACATCGGTGGCCAAGAAAAGTTACAATAG
- a CDS encoding VIT1/CCC1 transporter family protein yields MQTESHDHFKSQTAENHLKSVKDKNKVCIGEPHTTIKGFIYHLASDALATGVFLFFIRSLFFCTPMSHNIGKKMLLSLGIGWVFYRGCLKAKKAWSYMELSHRCMLQEKKEIESNPLQERQELKAIYANHGFKGDLLESIVDYIASDSTLLLDTMIREELHISIEDFPHPLKQGGTRFLGGIIGLVLFLPFVLCASYTVAGIISSLFILSLSVIKAKILNNDVITESIWVVGIFLTSISITLALVKLL; encoded by the coding sequence ATGCAAACTGAGTCTCATGATCATTTCAAATCTCAAACTGCAGAGAATCATTTAAAATCTGTAAAGGACAAGAATAAAGTTTGCATAGGCGAACCTCATACAACAATCAAGGGTTTTATTTACCATTTAGCCAGTGACGCCCTCGCAACGGGAGTATTTTTATTTTTCATTCGCTCTCTATTTTTTTGTACCCCTATGTCTCATAACATAGGGAAAAAAATGCTGCTATCCTTAGGGATTGGTTGGGTTTTTTATCGAGGATGTTTGAAAGCTAAAAAAGCATGGTCTTATATGGAGCTTTCACACCGGTGCATGTTACAAGAAAAAAAAGAAATAGAGTCCAATCCCTTACAAGAGCGTCAAGAGTTGAAAGCTATATACGCTAACCATGGATTTAAAGGTGACTTGCTAGAAAGTATTGTTGATTACATAGCTTCAGATTCAACTTTGCTCTTAGATACCATGATTCGTGAAGAATTACATATCTCTATCGAAGATTTTCCGCATCCCCTAAAACAAGGAGGCACACGCTTCCTAGGCGGCATTATAGGGCTAGTCCTTTTCTTACCTTTTGTACTTTGTGCAAGTTATACTGTCGCCGGGATCATCTCCTCTCTCTTTATTCTGTCCCTGTCAGTAATAAAAGCTAAAATTTTGAATAACGATGTAATTACTGAGTCTATTTGGGTAGTAGGTATCTTTCTTACTTCGATCAGCATAACTTTAGCTTTAGTAAAATTGTTGTAA
- a CDS encoding cation-translocating P-type ATPase, which yields MFSRLFSTPFSPEVLDTFFESGMSEDSSPMLSPKSRLLSRNLSLKSACLALVMYLISLGGSLFGSEAISRLFIVLTFFLAGTPAVIKSLDDIRNKTINIDILMTSAAFGSIFIDGALEGALLLVLFTFSEALGLMVSGKARSTLVSLKNLTPTMAWIVLDNGNLKKTPISQVQVGDVIRTKSGEIVPLDGVITHGCSSINLMHLTGEKVPKFCQVGSIVPAGARNLEGSFDLKVLRTGADSTISHIINLVIQAQNSKPRLQKRLDQYASIYTLAIFAISASIAILVPLFSSIPFFGPNSAFYRALAFLIAASPCALIIAIPIAYLSAVNACAKNGILLKGGVVLDRLVSCNSIVMDKTGTLTTGELTCMGCDLIGPSHPNFFSLILSLEQSSSHPIAEAIVTYLTKQQIISLPADTYQTIPGHGVQGIFQGNKLFIGKVSTALQSVDKKYVDEITDRVNSARQRGEICSLAYFNSSCALFYFKDVPRTNAKAIIEELQKSGYPVSMLTGDHRVSAENTAKVLGITEVFSDLSPDDKLDKVRELAKNRHILMVGDGINDAPALAQATVGIAMGEAGSATAVEAADVVLLNDALSSLPWLIQKAKSTQKIVSQNLALALAVIFLVSWPASLGMIPLWLAVILHEGSTIVVGLNALRLLK from the coding sequence GTGTTTTCACGGCTATTTTCTACTCCATTTTCACCAGAAGTATTGGACACTTTTTTTGAATCAGGAATGTCAGAAGATAGCAGCCCGATGCTATCTCCCAAGAGTAGACTCCTAAGTCGTAATCTTTCTTTAAAGTCTGCTTGCCTTGCCTTAGTTATGTATCTTATTTCTCTAGGAGGATCTCTTTTCGGGTCTGAAGCTATTTCTAGACTTTTCATTGTGTTAACATTTTTCCTTGCTGGGACTCCTGCAGTAATTAAATCCTTAGATGATATCAGAAATAAGACCATAAACATTGATATCCTGATGACCTCAGCAGCATTCGGATCTATTTTCATTGATGGAGCCCTGGAGGGCGCTCTTCTTCTAGTACTGTTTACATTCTCAGAGGCTCTGGGATTAATGGTCTCAGGGAAAGCACGAAGTACCCTAGTATCTCTGAAAAATTTAACTCCCACAATGGCATGGATCGTTTTAGATAATGGAAATCTAAAAAAAACACCGATATCTCAAGTACAAGTTGGAGATGTGATTAGAACCAAAAGTGGAGAGATAGTGCCTTTGGATGGCGTGATTACTCATGGTTGTTCCTCAATTAATCTTATGCATTTGACAGGAGAAAAGGTACCAAAGTTTTGTCAAGTTGGTTCCATTGTCCCCGCTGGGGCGCGCAATTTAGAAGGAAGTTTTGATCTCAAGGTACTAAGAACTGGAGCAGATTCAACTATTTCTCACATCATTAATTTGGTTATACAAGCACAGAATTCTAAACCCCGATTACAAAAGAGACTAGACCAGTATGCTTCGATATATACTCTAGCAATTTTCGCTATTTCTGCGAGTATTGCGATTTTAGTTCCTCTATTTTCTTCTATTCCTTTTTTTGGTCCCAATAGTGCGTTTTACAGAGCTTTAGCTTTTTTGATAGCAGCTTCACCTTGTGCTCTAATTATTGCGATTCCTATAGCATATCTTAGTGCTGTAAATGCATGCGCTAAGAATGGTATTCTACTCAAAGGTGGGGTTGTTTTAGATCGCTTGGTATCATGCAATTCTATCGTTATGGATAAAACAGGAACACTAACAACTGGGGAGCTCACTTGTATGGGTTGCGACCTAATAGGTCCGAGCCACCCTAACTTTTTCTCTTTAATCCTATCTCTGGAGCAATCTTCCTCACATCCTATTGCTGAAGCAATTGTTACATACCTAACTAAACAACAAATAATTTCTCTGCCTGCAGATACATACCAAACAATTCCTGGTCATGGTGTTCAGGGAATATTTCAAGGAAACAAACTTTTCATTGGCAAAGTATCTACCGCACTACAAAGTGTAGATAAAAAATATGTCGATGAAATAACCGATCGAGTTAATTCTGCAAGGCAACGTGGAGAAATCTGTTCCCTTGCTTATTTTAATTCTTCCTGCGCGCTATTTTACTTTAAAGACGTCCCTCGCACCAATGCCAAAGCAATTATTGAAGAGTTGCAGAAGTCTGGTTATCCAGTGAGTATGTTGACAGGAGATCATCGTGTTAGTGCGGAAAACACAGCAAAAGTATTGGGAATTACAGAAGTATTCTCTGATCTATCTCCTGATGACAAACTTGATAAAGTACGTGAACTAGCAAAAAATCGTCATATTCTCATGGTTGGTGACGGTATTAATGATGCTCCTGCTCTGGCACAAGCTACCGTTGGAATTGCAATGGGAGAAGCGGGAAGCGCAACTGCAGTAGAAGCTGCAGACGTTGTTCTTTTGAATGATGCATTATCCTCACTACCATGGCTTATCCAAAAAGCAAAAAGTACCCAGAAAATCGTATCCCAGAACCTAGCTTTAGCTTTAGCAGTAATTTTTCTTGTTTCTTGGCCAGCATCTTTGGGTATGATTCCTCTTTGGCTTGCCGTAATCCTTCATGAGGGCAGTACGATTGTTGTTGGTTTGAACGCACTTCGATTGCTTAAATAG
- a CDS encoding FtsW/RodA/SpoVE family cell cycle protein, which yields MSNMKYLSYVNSWVFAVVFMLMMLSIVVISSMDPSAMLVTSSKGLLTSKSIMQIRHFILGWMAYFLCMYLDYHKLRSWAWVLYFLMILSLVGLFFVPAVQNVHRWYRIPLIHLSVQPSEYAKLVVVIMLSYTLDIRKSVISSKSTVLIASFVVAIPFFLILKEPDLGTALVLCPVTLVIFYLGNIHPPFVKFCALCAALGMLASLLIFSGIISHEKVKPYALKVIKEYQYERLSPSNHHQKASLISIGLGGVKGRGWKAGEFAGRGWLPYGYTDSVFPALGEEFGLLGLLSVLGLFYYLICFGCRTVAVAVDDFGKFLAAGITVHLSMHVLINISMMCGLLPITGVPLVLISYGGSSVISTMASLGILQSIYSRRFAKY from the coding sequence ATGAGCAATATGAAGTATTTAAGCTATGTCAATTCTTGGGTATTTGCAGTTGTTTTCATGCTTATGATGTTGAGTATTGTTGTTATTTCATCTATGGATCCTTCAGCAATGTTAGTAACATCATCAAAAGGGTTATTAACATCTAAAAGTATAATGCAAATTCGTCACTTTATTCTAGGATGGATGGCGTACTTTTTATGCATGTATCTTGATTATCATAAGTTAAGAAGTTGGGCATGGGTTTTATATTTTTTAATGATCCTTAGTTTAGTGGGTTTGTTTTTTGTGCCAGCTGTTCAAAATGTGCATAGATGGTATCGTATTCCTCTTATTCATCTTAGTGTTCAGCCTTCAGAGTACGCTAAACTTGTTGTTGTTATTATGTTAAGCTATACTCTCGATATTAGAAAATCAGTTATTTCGTCTAAATCTACCGTACTAATAGCTTCTTTCGTTGTAGCTATCCCATTTTTTCTTATCTTAAAGGAACCTGATCTAGGTACAGCATTAGTCCTATGTCCTGTAACTCTTGTGATTTTCTATTTGGGCAATATCCATCCCCCATTTGTTAAGTTTTGTGCATTATGTGCTGCTTTAGGGATGCTTGCATCTCTACTTATTTTTTCTGGGATTATTTCTCATGAGAAGGTGAAACCTTATGCTCTGAAGGTAATAAAAGAGTATCAATATGAAAGGTTGAGTCCGTCAAACCATCATCAAAAAGCTTCACTTATATCTATAGGCTTAGGAGGGGTAAAAGGTAGAGGATGGAAAGCAGGAGAGTTTGCGGGAAGAGGATGGTTACCTTATGGGTATACGGATTCTGTATTTCCAGCATTAGGAGAAGAATTTGGTTTACTTGGACTTTTAAGTGTCCTTGGTTTGTTCTACTACCTTATTTGTTTTGGTTGTCGTACTGTGGCTGTAGCTGTCGATGATTTTGGTAAATTTCTCGCTGCAGGAATCACTGTACACTTGTCAATGCATGTTCTTATTAATATCAGTATGATGTGTGGTTTGTTGCCGATTACTGGAGTTCCTCTAGTTCTCATTTCTTATGGAGGATCTTCAGTAATATCAACAATGGCTTCCTTAGGGATTCTTCAGAGTATTTATAGTCGTCGGTTTGCAAAGTATTGA
- a CDS encoding biotin--[acetyl-CoA-carboxylase] ligase, which translates to MKVIYYEIAKTSSTNITAKKLIPFLPPYALTVISTKNQTAGRGKIGRSWISTHNDITISLCFFITDTGIDSSRLFRMGTTIVLSLVNELGIVGGTIKWPNDVLIKGEKLAGVLTETIPVRNFLGVILGIGINGNTSHEDLSQIDQPATSLAIALEKPVNLEQIQSRLIYYATRSIQENLGVLLPLETDHRKIKKSE; encoded by the coding sequence ATGAAAGTAATTTATTATGAAATAGCGAAAACTTCGTCTACTAATATAACTGCAAAAAAACTTATACCATTTTTACCTCCATACGCCCTGACCGTCATCTCTACTAAAAATCAAACTGCGGGGAGAGGGAAAATAGGGAGATCTTGGATATCAACACATAATGATATTACTATATCGTTATGTTTTTTTATTACAGATACAGGTATTGATTCCTCTAGGCTATTTCGTATGGGCACAACAATAGTCTTAAGCCTTGTTAATGAGTTAGGGATAGTTGGTGGGACTATTAAATGGCCGAATGATGTACTAATAAAAGGGGAAAAACTTGCTGGAGTACTTACTGAAACTATTCCTGTACGAAATTTCCTAGGAGTTATCCTAGGTATTGGCATTAATGGCAATACATCACACGAAGACCTGTCTCAGATAGATCAACCTGCTACATCATTAGCTATAGCATTAGAGAAACCTGTCAATCTTGAGCAAATACAATCTCGACTAATATATTATGCTACACGGAGTATTCAGGAGAATTTAGGTGTATTATTACCTCTGGAAACGGATCACCGGAAGATCAAAAAATCGGAATAA
- a CDS encoding pseudouridine synthase: MPKVRLNKFLASAGVASRRKCDEIIFSGNVTVNGRVAPGPFLLVDDQKDTVKIAGQRVGATKKVYFMVHKPLGYLCSSEKKFPGTKLVIDLFAHLPYRVFTVGRLDKETSGLILVTNDGEFANKIIHPSYGITKEYLLKVSRDVTAKNLEDLMEGTVIDGKRVRPVSVSKIRRGTIKIVVNEGKKHEIRLFAEAAGLPLLELKRIRIGSLVLGGLRYGEYRELTDAELLTYL, from the coding sequence ATGCCAAAAGTACGCCTGAATAAATTTTTAGCTTCTGCAGGAGTAGCTTCAAGAAGGAAATGTGATGAAATTATTTTTTCAGGAAATGTAACAGTGAATGGGCGCGTCGCCCCGGGGCCTTTTCTTCTTGTTGATGATCAAAAAGATACCGTTAAAATTGCTGGACAACGTGTAGGGGCGACTAAAAAAGTCTACTTTATGGTACACAAGCCTCTTGGTTATCTGTGCTCATCGGAAAAAAAATTCCCGGGTACTAAGCTTGTTATTGACTTGTTTGCTCATCTTCCTTACCGCGTCTTTACTGTGGGGAGACTCGATAAAGAGACTTCAGGGTTAATTTTAGTGACTAATGATGGTGAATTCGCTAACAAGATCATCCATCCTTCCTACGGGATTACTAAAGAATATCTGTTGAAGGTGAGTAGGGATGTTACTGCAAAAAATCTCGAAGATCTCATGGAAGGTACTGTTATTGACGGGAAACGAGTGCGTCCAGTTTCTGTTTCTAAAATTCGCAGAGGCACGATAAAAATTGTAGTAAATGAAGGGAAAAAGCACGAGATTCGTTTGTTTGCAGAAGCAGCGGGCTTACCTTTGTTAGAGCTAAAGCGTATCCGTATTGGCAGTTTAGTCCTAGGAGGATTACGCTACGGAGAATATCGTGAACTAACGGATGCCGAACTTCTTACATACCTTTAG
- a CDS encoding 2,3-bisphosphoglycerate-dependent phosphoglycerate mutase, with amino-acid sequence MSLLILLRHGRSAWNEKNLFTGWVDVPLTQKGIDEAMSAGAIIKHLPIDYIFTSTLVRSLMTALLAMTHHISGKVPYIVHEDDLHKSMSKIYSDEEKYMIPVYRSSALNERMYGELQGKNKQQTAEQFGEEQVKIWRRSYNVAPPGGESLYDTKQRTLPYFQNTILPLIQDSKNVFISAHGNSLRSLIMDIEKLSEDEVLSLELPTGKPMVYSWTGNRFERCLEPFG; translated from the coding sequence ATGAGCCTTCTCATTTTATTACGTCACGGTAGATCTGCATGGAACGAAAAAAATCTTTTTACAGGATGGGTTGATGTTCCTCTGACTCAGAAAGGAATAGACGAAGCTATGTCCGCTGGGGCAATAATCAAACATTTACCTATTGATTATATTTTTACATCTACCCTTGTACGCAGTCTGATGACAGCCCTATTGGCTATGACGCATCATATTTCGGGCAAAGTTCCTTATATCGTCCATGAAGATGACCTCCATAAAAGTATGAGTAAAATTTATAGCGACGAAGAAAAATATATGATTCCTGTATATCGTTCTAGTGCCTTAAACGAGCGGATGTACGGGGAGTTGCAGGGAAAAAATAAACAACAAACTGCTGAACAATTTGGAGAAGAACAGGTTAAAATATGGCGACGTAGCTATAATGTTGCCCCTCCCGGAGGAGAAAGTCTGTACGATACCAAGCAACGCACTCTTCCTTACTTTCAGAACACCATCCTGCCTCTAATACAAGATTCCAAAAATGTGTTTATATCAGCGCATGGTAATTCTTTACGTTCTCTCATCATGGATATAGAAAAATTAAGCGAAGACGAGGTACTCTCTTTGGAATTACCGACTGGGAAACCTATGGTGTACTCATGGACAGGCAACAGATTCGAACGATGTCTCGAACCGTTTGGTTGA